The region atagacaattgcaattctttaggctctgggcgaaacctggcagtattaaaattgcatcacaacatgtacgtcatggcgtgcttgcgtcataatagctacgtaagagtgaccctggtaatatgtaaacaacttatcccttgaggaaggaaaaaCAGTGCTAAATGTCCCTCCTTagcctttgtatttgtatttgtttctttttatcacaacagatttctctgtgtgaaattcgggctgctctccccaaggagagcgcgtcgctacactacagcgtcacctttttttttctttttttcttcttcttttttttcctgcgtgcagttttatttatttttcctaacgaagtggaattttctacagaatttttccaggaacaacccttttgttgccgtgggttcttttacgtgcgctaagtgcatgctgcacacgggacctcggtttatcgtctcatccgaatgactagcgtccagaccaccactcaaggtctaggggagggggagaaaatatcggcagctgagccgtgattcgaaccagcgctcagattctctcgcttcctaggcggacgcgttacctctgggccatcactccacttatagcGACCATAGGGACAGTGAATTTACATCCACTGTGTGCTAGTGCTCAGCATAGAAAAGCGAggtcctacttcttcttcttcgtgggctgcatctcccacattcactcgtatgtacacgaatgggtttttacgtgtgtgaccgtttttagcccgccagAAAGCGAGggctaaccccctcctccccctgccaaaGTCAGGTGTCCTCTAACACAGTGGTAACGTGGAAAATCAAAGAGTAAAGTGTCTTCCCGAAACGGAACTTCCAAACCCGATAACTGCTCAACTCTGGATCAGACGTCCACCACCTTACCGATTCTGTTTTAGCACTGACCCCCGTAAACATCCACAAATTACACTAACCTGTTGAAACACTAGAAAAACAAAGACTGGCCTGTCTTCAGAATGTTCGGCTTTCGCCTGATGGAGTTTTTTTCACCAGTTACATGCTTATCATCTCAAATGGACACTCGATGTGTAATGATAAGAAAAAGGTCAAATGACCCataggggcagtgaactcatatccacaaaaaaacaaacgaaacaagacaacccccccccaaaaaaaacaacaaaaaaacaaacaacaaccccaaaacaacaaccaaaaaacacacacaaaagaacacaaaaaacaaacaaacaaacaaacaaaacaaaaaaacagcaacaacaaacaaacaaacaacaacaaaaacaaaacaaaacaaaccagcaacaacgacaacaacaatcatgataatcACGACAAAGTGATTGTCCTTACAACTATCAGAAACGACGACGATAACTATACAGTCCCAACACTAAACCACCCACCTTTGTTTCTTTCCAGCCCTGTTCCTGCTGGCTGTGACAGCCGCAGTGTTTGTCCTGGCAATCTGTTTCATCTTCACCATGTCGTACAACCCCGGCTTTCTTCAAGGCCTGCACCAGCTCCACGAGATCGTCAGAAATAAACCACCGCTCAAAAAATCCCTATCCTGGGTTTTCAGATCCCCCGTCTCTGAGAGCGAAGGTTCATCCCCTATCGTCTCTCCCGGCGATCAGCCTGTCAACCCGGGTCAAGGCACGTCTGTGGACGACCTCAGTGAAGTGGGATCTGAAGAGAAGAACGATGAGGTGCAGCAGCGAATGCTCCAGTCGCTGATCGACGCCCACACGTGGCTTCTTCTTCGTGGGTTTTCAGGGCGACTGGGCAACGTTCTCTTTGAGCTTGCTTCTGCCTTCTGCATTGCGAAGCTTAATAACAGGACGCTCATTGTTGATGATTCAGAAAAGATGCACGATCTCCGTTACCAAGGGATCAGAGTGTCACAGAAGACGAAGAAACAACTGCTCACACAACTGAAACCACTCCAACGTATCGGAGCGGGCACCTGCTGTGGATTCGAGCCGAAGGTCATGACACTGGAGCCTGACTGCCATCACATTCTGGGTGGATTCTTACAGTCCTGGAAATACTTCGAACCTTGCAAGGCGGAAGTGAAGAGAGTGGTTCTCTTCAAGGACAGCATCGTCGACAAAGCTGTTCGCATTATGGCCGACCTCAGAGAGAAACTGCCGCGCCGGACTTTGGTcggtgtgcacgtgcgcatggaAGATTACTTGAATCAACGGGCGATCGGTAATGGGAAAACGGTAGCCCCTCCCGACTTTTACCGCCGCGCAATGACGTACTTCCGATCCAACTTCCGCGACGTCACTTTCCTGGTCTTTACGTCAAAGTCTACATGGTTTAGGACCAACGTAACTGATGCGGCAGACGTCGTGGTATTTGGCAGGACGGATTCTGCAGCTGTTGATATGGAAGTGCTGTCACGAATGGATCATTTGATTTTCAGTGTCGGCACCTTCGGCTGGTGGGCTGGCTACAAACACAACggcactgtcgtctgctacaaGCATTTCTATGTCCCCGGTTCCTATTACGGTAATCAAATGTGGAACAATGGGATGGATTTCATTTACAAGAGATGGATTTTGTTGTAGAGTTTTACTTCATCCTGTTGGACACACATATTTAGTTTCTTTAATGGTGGATTTTGTTGTACATTTCATTTACTTAGAGTGGGGATTGTGTTGTGACGTTTAACCCCTTTTCTGCACGTGTATCATTTATATAGGGTGGATTTTGTAGTTGTAACGTATTACCTTGtagggcacacaaacacacacatacaaacacacacgcaaacgcatatCTTTGACAAAGATGGGGTTATTCATAAACTTCTACCCCTTCTGACATAAGTATTTTATGTATAAACAGAGGATTTCGTTGAGATGTTTATTTCAACACATTGGAcaaacactttatatatatatatatatatatatatatatatatatatagtatccaAATCCAATACGTGATACGTGTACCTCCAAACTTCATTGACTGACTCAGTGATTTCAGTCAGCTCAGTCCTCATTTCTCAGACGACTTCCTAGACTGCGTCACCCGCTTGTTGTAGTGTACAGGCAGTGTCCCCCTGTGCCACACCCCCTTTAGtctatcccccgcccccacccctttatcaccacctcccacgcccctccgtctcatctccctcctccacttcttccgcagtttttattattattattatattattctttcttcttcttctttttattttattttataattataattttttAGATCGTGCTGACACCATGCACAtcaccctcctctaccccccaccctcccccccccccccccccccccccttccaaagtTCATTCTTTGTGGTTGTTCCGATAACCATGCCtcaaaagttcggaattaaaaaagaaatcatggttgatttctaccgagcagtcattgaaagtgggCAAACCTTCGCTatcactgtttggtacggaaacatttccaatgCAGTAGTTGCAGCCTTAGAATCGTacaaactgccaccaagattaccggggctgatctaccttctctagaagacatatattataagcggctactcaaaaaagcaaaatcaatcagccaggacgaatcacatccagcttttgggattttcgagatgctcccctctggtcgacggtacagaagtataaggacggaaactaatcgcttcgccaatagcttttcccccaaagcagtcaatgccctctcTCTCGAACAAATCTAGTATGATATGATAGATACAATTGTACAATCAATAAccatctatctgtttgtgtgtgtgtgattgtgtgagtatgcgcaagtttttatattgatatgcacttgtatgtatcctaattttactgtatctgtgttagtgtatgattttcgatttatgttcgtatcttgttatgtacccccccccctccccctccccccccccccccccctccaatattccttggagaccccggtacacttggtagtaaagacatattctattctattctaaatttATTCTTTGATCAGGCCGGCTATCATACCCAGAGTGTTGTATcttcctctacctcccccctcccccttaccttcACCTTCCTTGTAAAGTAATGTGCTGGACTTGTCATCAGAGTGCGTAGAGAAGCAGGTTTTGAAAATCTAGTCAGTTAAATCTGTTTGAGTTAGTGCTGCTGGTTGCTGTTTAGTTATGCTATCATTCTAGATACTtatataaaaaccactccatgtggccctgctgtatGAGGCATGACGAGAGggtgtgagtggtgagtggctgAATCATCATCATTCCCTCTGTTCCTGTGACCTCAGAACACACCCGCTCTTATCTATGTCTCTGCCCCCCTTCTATATCCTctcacttctccctgaccccccccccccccacacacacacacaaacacacaccccaactccCTTTCTTCCACACTGACAGCATCGTTCATTCCTGAccatcactgcactgcactgccaaTCACCATGTCACTGCGTCACCTCTACGTCATTCCTGAccatcactgcactgcactgccaaACACCATGTCATTTCTCCCTCTACGTATTCCTGACCACTCGCACTGCACTGCCATCACCATGTCACTGCGTCACTCACGTTTCCCGACCTCTCTGCACTGCACGCCAAACCCTGTCATTTTCGTCCCTTAGTCATTGCATGGGGGGAAAAACCGGGGCCctgtcagcatgcacttagcgcactttaaAAAACCCACGGGAAAAAAAATTGTCCTGGCAAAAAcagtagaaaagtccacttgaaCGAAAAACAATAAACGCCCCtggaaaaacattttaaaaaaaaaaaaaaaaaaaaagttgggtttcATTGTAGGAGGTCCCCGGGGGGCAGGGGAAACAAGGGAAAATGtgttggaccaaaaaaaaaaaaaaaaacagtggggcTCTCTGGCCAAAAGGTGTGGGAAAATAAAAGGGAAGAAaacgaagggggaaaaagaagaaaaaaaaaagaggtattcTTGCATTTGCGTGCTTCTAAGCCAGGGGGCATGTCAATGTTCCCTTGGATCTATATTGCCACAGTTATACGTTCTCCAAAGTCTATAatttcagtggtcagtggtggtagtCAATGATTAGTAGTAgtctgtggtcagcagtggtcatacTGTTCAgtggtgaccagtggtcagtggccAGTAGTGGTCAGagagtggttagtggtcagtagtggtcattgcTAATCTGCAGTCAGAACTGGTCAGCAGTTGTCAGTGGCGGTCAGCAGCCAGTGGTGGTCGTCAGCTGTGGTCAAGTCAATGACATCAATGACCAGTGGTCAGCAGATTAGTAGTTGCCAGTGGTGGTCAGAAGTAGTCAGTGGTGCTCAGCAGTGACCAATGGTCAGTAGTGATCAGCGCGGTGGTCAGCGAAAGTCAGTTGTCAGCAGTCGTGATTGGTCAGTAGTGGTCCCTTGTCAGCATGGTAAGTAGTCAGCAGTGATCAGCagaggtcagtggtcagcagtcagtagtggccAGAGGTAgcaagtggtcagtggtggtcagtgatcatcGGTTAATAGtgatcaaggtctagtggagggggagaaaatatcgccggctgagccgtgattcgaacctagcgcgctaagattctctcgcttcctatgcggacgcgttacctctaggccatcactccacttttagaaagtaggttgtgtttgaagaagacatgacctcgtttttcttctacccaattaaaaggaaagaaatacaaattctggacagaacacacacaatgatacaaactacaccatcgacgtgtttactgcatatggatattctaaagtggacactgaattcactggaatgaacataaaagaaaaattgaatcgatgtttctttcagcccattgtaaactggtttgtgcagatcaaCCATGTGTTGCGGTATGTTTGAAGTGATGGTAACTTCTCCTTTAccgccgggggcgggggggggggggggggtatcctcaTGTtttctttactggataaagcgtgaagcacaagtgactCTTGacggctttgcctcttgtttccctttctgtctacaagtgtatatttgtttccctgtcaaagtggatttttgtatatAACTTTGGCCTTGGACATTATTTCTGTTGTCGTAGGTTATTATACGTGCGCTATGTGTAAACTGCACACGGTATGTTGTCTCATATGAATGACACGTCACTTTATATCACCCTGTCTACACGGCACCTTTTTGTGTTAAACTGAGCTGTTTCGCTAAATCTAGACTTTCAATGGAGTGTCTACCAATCAAATCATCTGAATAAACTCTGTGTGTTAGATTAAGCTATTGGACTGTGTGTCCATAAAACAAGTCCTCATACTTATAGACTTATTAAAGATACTTCCGTTTAAGTCAGAACTGGTGTTGCAGATGTTGTTACAATCAATGTTACAGGTGCTGCAAGAACATGCATTGTAGATTCTGTTAGACCAGGTGCTAGAGACTCTGCTGACGGTAGTTCTCTCTTTCCTGCAAGCATCTGACCAAGACATGAAGGTCCCAGGTTCATTTCAGGCAAGGACCCGGATTTGTATTCCGCAGTTCACTTGCAAATATTTcggatgattattgttattaaaaaacaaaaaaaaaaaaaaaaaacaggacgcgcatacagcatgcacttacagTTGTCACTGACAACAATCTGTTGAATACAATATATGTCAGATCTCTCAGGGAAGCAATCCCCTTCAGCAAGGAAAACAATCACAATGGGTGGCGATGCAGAGTGGTGAAACGCTCTCCCCGTGGAAAGCAACCCGACTTCCACATAATGAAAATGTGATAAGAAAGTCAAACATTACATCACGCGTGTCCTCATTTTCCAAAGAAGACCCTCCCCCAAATTCCGTGTGAACCTGAGTACGATGAGTCGTTCCCATACCAGTGAATGTCCAGTACCTTATTTCTCATACAGCACTGTGAAGACAAACATCACATAAATAGATATTTACTGCATGCACTTTAGTAACAAattagtcaggtcaggtctctacctgccacaggtaccatgtaaccctgtgctacctgtcacatgcgggcacatgcgggcagatggagctcgacagcccgggaaggcagtccatctaagacaaggaaaagtctgaagtaaaacccatgaagtgctaaggaatgcaggacagtctcgacatgcattgaccctgggtccatggccatgtcctgactttcagtagccgcgcccccgtgcctccgaggaaggtttttgagccagaggctaggacaaggacagtctgatataaaacctacgacctgaggacctcactgtcaccgtcccagcttgctaggctatggcagatgaaccacgggtgtaaagggtggggccagtactgcgcacactgcactccacctaaaaattccattgcgcaggcttgaaggacacgtccacgtccgcgccaccaactattccaagccctgtagc is a window of Babylonia areolata isolate BAREFJ2019XMU chromosome 34, ASM4173473v1, whole genome shotgun sequence DNA encoding:
- the LOC143277618 gene encoding galactoside alpha-(1,2)-fucosyltransferase 1-like; the encoded protein is MKRCTFPTLFLLAVTAAVFVLAICFIFTMSYNPGFLQGLHQLHEIVRNKPPLKKSLSWVFRSPVSESEGSSPIVSPGDQPVNPGQGTSVDDLSEVGSEEKNDEVQQRMLQSLIDAHTWLLLRGFSGRLGNVLFELASAFCIAKLNNRTLIVDDSEKMHDLRYQGIRVSQKTKKQLLTQLKPLQRIGAGTCCGFEPKVMTLEPDCHHILGGFLQSWKYFEPCKAEVKRVVLFKDSIVDKAVRIMADLREKLPRRTLVGVHVRMEDYLNQRAIGNGKTVAPPDFYRRAMTYFRSNFRDVTFLVFTSKSTWFRTNVTDAADVVVFGRTDSAAVDMEVLSRMDHLIFSVGTFGWWAGYKHNGTVVCYKHFYVPGSYYGNQMWNNGMDFIYKRWILL